From the genome of Deinococcus ruber:
TGATGGGTGCGCGCACCCTCTTTCTGGCCAGCAGTAGCACGCTGGTTCCCGCGATCAGGTTGTACGAAACCGTCGGATTTCAGTGCCTGAACAGCAACGAATGGCCCTTTATGCGATTCGCCCGAGCGAACGTCTTCATGCGGATGGACGTTTGAGGGTTCTGGCAAGTTAATTGAAGAGGGTAGTGCTCCAAGGTTGGATCCTGCTGGCATATTCAGAGAGCGTGGCGCAAGGTAGTGTATGAGCCTGCAAAACGAAGACCTGGGCAGCATTCCGGAAGAAGTCCAGCGTGTCGTTCACGCCGTGTTGCCGCGCGGCAACACGGTCACCCAACTCCGAGATGAATTTGGTGTGCTGTACAACGATGACGTCGTTCGTCAGGTCTTCCCCACACGCGGTCGTCCCGCCGTCTCCCCGTGGCGACTCGCCCTCGTCACGGTTCTCCAATTTGTGGAGAACCTGACGGATCGCCAAGCGGCCGAGCAAGTCCGCATGCGCCTGGATTGGAACTACGCGCTCGGTCTGGAACTCACGGATCCGGGCTTCGACCACACGGTTCTCCGCGAGTTTCGCCGTCGTCTCCTGGGCACGCACGCCACGACGCTGCTCGACACGATGCTCACGACATTCCAGGCCAAGGGTCTCGTCACCGCCCGCGGCAAACAGCGCACGGACAGCACGCATGTGCTGGCCCATCTTCGCATCCTGAATCTCCTGGAGTGCCTGATCCAGACGATGCACGCCGCTCTGAATGATCTCGCTGTCCGAGCACCCGAGTGGCTGGCCGCACTCGCCCCACCCACGTGGTTCGAGCGGTCCGCTGAGCGCGTTGACGCCAGTCGCCTGCCGAAACGTCAGGCGGCACGCGCGGCGTCTTTCGAAACGGTGGGGAGGGACGCGTTTGCGCTCCTGGACGCCCTTGACGATCCGGTCTGCCCGTCTCAATGCGATCACAACGAACACGTGGCGTTGCTGCGCCAACTGCTCGCCCGACAC
Proteins encoded in this window:
- a CDS encoding transposase, with the translated sequence MSLQNEDLGSIPEEVQRVVHAVLPRGNTVTQLRDEFGVLYNDDVVRQVFPTRGRPAVSPWRLALVTVLQFVENLTDRQAAEQVRMRLDWNYALGLELTDPGFDHTVLREFRRRLLGTHATTLLDTMLTTFQAKGLVTARGKQRTDSTHVLAHLRILNLLECLIQTMHAALNDLAVRAPEWLAALAPPTWFERSAERVDASRLPKRQAARAASFETVGRDAFALLDALDDPVCPSQCDHNEHVALLRQLLARHFERTDGGVGVLADVAVPPDEAVNSPYEPEARTASNGTTVWTGDKVHLTETCDEDAPHVITVVQTTSALVPDVAVTQAACRASSSAARPCRPSR